A section of the Humulus lupulus chromosome 2, drHumLupu1.1, whole genome shotgun sequence genome encodes:
- the LOC133816705 gene encoding uncharacterized protein LOC133816705: MLLILAPYAYHVYCCDPVNSELNNREEIVSVIVSAFNLFFSMNLPDVEIPDTLRIKQPQCPHQPDNVACGYYLMRMLKDLIEHASPGHYLRTLTSTSYTNAQIDELRQEWATYMLPIIQSC; the protein is encoded by the exons atgttgcttattttggcaccatatgcatatcatgtttattgttgtgatccggtgaattcagagctaaataaccgtgaggagattgtatcagtgatcgtcagcgctttcaatctttttttctctatgaatcttcctgatgtcgagatccctgatactctacgcattaagcaacctcaa tgtccacaccaaccggacaatgtggcatgtggatactacttaatgaggatgttgaaggatttgattgaacatgcgagtcccgggcattacttgagaaca ctaacaagcacatcatatacaaatgcacaaattgatgagttgcgacaagaatgggcgacatatatgttgccgataatccaaagttgctga